GGAACGCGCCGGCCAGGCCCACTACGGAGAACAGCGCCATCTGGCGCAGGCCGGGGAACGGGGCCAGGCCCAGCGCGAGGTAGGCCAGCGCGCTGGTCACCAAGGCCAGCCACAGGCCGGGCAGCAGGTGCCGCAGCAGTTTCCAGCGGCGGTCAGCCGGCTCGGCCTGCCGTGAGGCGAACCAGTGAATGCCGTAATCCTCGGCGACGCCGACCAGCGAGGCGCCGAACACCAGGGTCAGCACGTGCACCTTGCCGAACACCAGCACGGTCACCGCCAGCGCCACGCCGCAGCCGATCAGCAGCGAGGCGGCCACCAGCAGGATCGGGCGCAGCGAACGGAACGCAAGCCACACCAGCAGCAGCACCGCCGCCAGCGAACCCCAGCCGATGGTGTTGATTTCCCAGTTGGCCTGCACCGCGGCGGCCTCGGCGTGCAGCGGCACGCCGGCGCGCAGTACTTCCAGGCCGGGCGCGTGCTTGGCTGCGGCTGCGGTGGCAGCGTCGAGCAGCAGGTCAATGTGGCGCTCGCCATCGAGCTGGAACGCGGAACCCAGCGTTTCGTACTGGATGACCGACCAGTGCTTGCCATCGGCGTCGAGCAGGCCGTCGTCGCCCATGCGCAGGCCGGACGCTGCTGCCCTTTCCTGCCACCACTGCGGCCACAGCGACAGCGGGTCCTGCCGCCATTCGGTCAGGCGTGGCGCGCCCATCGGGCCGTACAACGCGGCCAGCGCGGATTCGGACAGGCTTTCTGCCGACTCCTCCTGCAGGCGCTGGCGCTGCTGTCCGGTCAGCAGGCGGTCGCGGTACGGCGCGTAGAACGCGCGCGCCTGGTCGAACCAGCCTTCGATGGAGCCGCTTTCCTGCAACAGCGCCTTGCCCTGCGGATCGTCGCGCAGGCGCTGGCGGAAGGCCTGTTCGGCGGCCTTGGTGGCCGCGCCGTCGGCGCTGCCGAGCAGCACCACGATCTGCCGTGCATTCGCATCGGCGATGCGCCGGGTTACATCGGACAGCAGGCGGTCGTGCGCGTCCTGCGGCAGCAGCGCCAGGATGTCGGTGTCGATCCGCGATTCCTTCGACCACAGCTGCCACTGCTGCACGCCCAGCCCGACCAGCACCAGCAGCCACGCCACCGCCAGCCAGCGCCATGCGCGCTGCAGCCGGCCGTTCTCGCGCCAGGCCGAATTCAACGACTCATTCAAACCGGCGGTCCTCGTCGGCGCTGAGCTGCGCCGGGGTTTCGCCCAGGGCGGTGAAGTGGATGCGGGTGACATCCTGGTTCGCTTCGGTGATCTGCACCTCGCGCACGTAACGGTCGCCGCTCAGCTCGAGCGCGCTGAACACCTTGGCCAGCATCGGCGAGCGCGGGGTAAGGTGCATGCGCCAGCCGTTGTCCGGCAGCGCGTCGACCTTCACCGTGAACTGCGCGGACAGCGCCTGCGCATCGCCGCTCATCAGCGCGAACATGATCGCGTTGACCGAACGCATCGCCGGCTGCTGGCGGCCATCCAGTTCGACCCGGCTGCTGCCATCGCGCTGGCGGCTGAGGATGCGGTCGCGGGTGACCACCACTTCGGAGGGGAACGGCTTGAGCGTGGTCCAGATAACGCCACGGTCCTGGGCCAGCACGAAGCGGCCCTGGGAACGCAGCGGATTCTTGAAGCCGGAAACCTGCTTGTCCTGGCTGAATTCGCCCCGCAGCACGTTGACCTTGGCCACGCGCTGCTTGACCAGGTCCACGCTGGCGGCCGGCGCGGCGAGCACGGGGCTGGCCACGGCCAGCAGCACCAGCACGCCCAGCGTGCGCAGGAAACGGATCATGGCACCTGTACTCCCAGCCGTTCCCAGAGCACCGACGGGCACAGGTACAGCATTTCGTTGGTGGCCGCGTCGACCGCGACCTGGATGGTGTGGGCGCGGGTGAGCACCTGGCCGCTGTCGGCGTCGAAGATCTCGTAGGCGATCTTCAGGCGGTTTTCCCACTCGGTGATGGTGGCGCGCACGCGCAGCGCCTGGCCGTACAGCAGCGGGCGGATGTACTTCACCCGCGCGTCGACCACCGGCCAGATGTAGCCGGAATCGCGCATCTGCGGGTAGTCGTAGTCATGGCGTTGCAGCAGCGCGCAGCGCGCCACTTCGAAGTACTTGAAGTAGTTGCCGTGCCACACCACGTGCATCGGATCGCAGTCGTGGAAGGTCGGCGACAGCGCGACCTCGAAGCTCAGGTCAGGGACGGTCATACAGGCTCCAGCGCTGGCCACGGATATCGTCGAGCAGGCTGCGCAGCTCGCCGTCCAGGGCGCGGTCTTCTTCCACCAGCGCGATGCGTCCGCACAGGTCCTGGTACATGGCGGCCAGGTCGCCGTGCAGGGTGGCGTTCATGCCGACCCGCTCGCGCAGGGCCACGCCCTGGCGCGCGGCGATCAGCATGCCGGCCACCACCTGTTCGGTCAGCTCGATCACGCGCAGGCAGTCGCGCGCGGCGATGGTGCCCATGCTGACCTTGTCCTGGTTGTGGCATTCGGTGGAACGCGAGAACACCGAGGCCGGCATGGTCTGCTTGAGCGCTTCGGCAGTCCACGCCGAGACACTGATCTGCAGCGCCTTCAGGCCGTGGTTGATCGCCGCACGCTCACCGGTGGAGGCCGACAGGTTGGCCGGCAGGCCATGGTTGAAGCGCGCGTCCACCACCAGAGCGAGCTGGCGGTCGAGCAGGTCGGCCAGGTTGGCGATGGTGTTCTTCAGCGCATCCATGGCGAAGGCGATGTGGCCACCGTAGAAATGGCCGCCGTGCAGGATGCGCTCGCCATCGGCGTCGATCAGCGGGTTGTCGTTGGCGCTGTTGAGTTCGGTTTCGATGAACTGGCGCAGGAACGGCAGCGCATCCTGGACCACGCCGATCACGTGCGGGGCGCAGCGCAGCGAGTAGCGATCCTGCAGGCGCTGCTCGTTGCGGGGCGGGCGGTCGCTGTGCAGGTCGTCGCGCAGGCGCGCGGCGATCTGCATCTGGCCCGGATGTGGCTTGGCGGCGAACAGCATTTCATCGAAATGGTGTGCGTTGCCGTCGCTGGCCAGCACGTTGAAGGCGGTCAAGCGGGTCGCCAGCCTGGTCAGGTAATCGGCGCGGTCGTAGGCCAGGCAGGCCAGCGCGGTCATCACCGCGGTCCCGTTCATGATCGCCAGGCCTTCCTTCGGCCGCAGCCGCAGCGGGGCCATGCCGATCTCGGCCAGCACCTCGGCGGCCGGGCGGCGTGCGCCCTGGTACATCACTTCGCGTTCGCCGCAGAGCACGGCGGCCACGTAGGACAGCGGAGTGAGGTCGCCACTGGCGCCGACCGATCCTTCGGCCGGAATCAGCGGCAGCACGTCGTGGCGCAGCAGCGTGGCCAGACCCTGCAGCAGCGGATGG
This is a stretch of genomic DNA from Stenotrophomonas rhizophila. It encodes these proteins:
- a CDS encoding LolA family protein; translated protein: MIRFLRTLGVLVLLAVASPVLAAPAASVDLVKQRVAKVNVLRGEFSQDKQVSGFKNPLRSQGRFVLAQDRGVIWTTLKPFPSEVVVTRDRILSRQRDGSSRVELDGRQQPAMRSVNAIMFALMSGDAQALSAQFTVKVDALPDNGWRMHLTPRSPMLAKVFSALELSGDRYVREVQITEANQDVTRIHFTALGETPAQLSADEDRRFE
- a CDS encoding acyl-CoA thioesterase, producing MTVPDLSFEVALSPTFHDCDPMHVVWHGNYFKYFEVARCALLQRHDYDYPQMRDSGYIWPVVDARVKYIRPLLYGQALRVRATITEWENRLKIAYEIFDADSGQVLTRAHTIQVAVDAATNEMLYLCPSVLWERLGVQVP
- a CDS encoding HAL/PAL/TAL family ammonia-lyase yields the protein MARNAGSTPARTLRFGDAPLTIEDVVALSQRQADAVVSDDPAFTARIQRGADFLDRLLREDGVIYGVTTGYGDSCTVNIPPALVAELPHHLFTYHGCGLGRFLDEQETRAVIAARLASLVRGMSGVSHPLLQGLATLLRHDVLPLIPAEGSVGASGDLTPLSYVAAVLCGEREVMYQGARRPAAEVLAEIGMAPLRLRPKEGLAIMNGTAVMTALACLAYDRADYLTRLATRLTAFNVLASDGNAHHFDEMLFAAKPHPGQMQIAARLRDDLHSDRPPRNEQRLQDRYSLRCAPHVIGVVQDALPFLRQFIETELNSANDNPLIDADGERILHGGHFYGGHIAFAMDALKNTIANLADLLDRQLALVVDARFNHGLPANLSASTGERAAINHGLKALQISVSAWTAEALKQTMPASVFSRSTECHNQDKVSMGTIAARDCLRVIELTEQVVAGMLIAARQGVALRERVGMNATLHGDLAAMYQDLCGRIALVEEDRALDGELRSLLDDIRGQRWSLYDRP
- a CDS encoding MMPL family transporter codes for the protein MSPASTSPPWAKPRRSSAPTRTAGLNESLNSAWRENGRLQRAWRWLAVAWLLVLVGLGVQQWQLWSKESRIDTDILALLPQDAHDRLLSDVTRRIADANARQIVVLLGSADGAATKAAEQAFRQRLRDDPQGKALLQESGSIEGWFDQARAFYAPYRDRLLTGQQRQRLQEESAESLSESALAALYGPMGAPRLTEWRQDPLSLWPQWWQERAAASGLRMGDDGLLDADGKHWSVIQYETLGSAFQLDGERHIDLLLDAATAAAAKHAPGLEVLRAGVPLHAEAAAVQANWEINTIGWGSLAAVLLLVWLAFRSLRPILLVAASLLIGCGVALAVTVLVFGKVHVLTLVFGASLVGVAEDYGIHWFASRQAEPADRRWKLLRHLLPGLWLALVTSALAYLALGLAPFPGLRQMALFSVVGLAGAFLTVIFWFPWLDGGEIRSTRFARWLGATLERWPRLHGRRPVGLFLGAVVVLSGLGMLRLTADDNLRSLQSSPMSLINQQIRISQMLGMPSPAQFYLVQGDNAEQVLEREEALIERLSVLSANKQIGGYRAISEWLPSVQRQHADAALTARVEPQVLAAVSDTVGETVQRPDYAAHDLQAEAFLASPAAMPFRHLWLGEVGKGMASVVMVDDLSRADALTLLEAQAKGIDGVRWVDRTADFSALLKHYRKLMSALLLVGIVLVFAVLYWRYRGQAWRVFAPTLAAGALTLGLLGLFGQPLQLFNVLALMLLLGMGIDYGIFLIEHRGDASAWLAVCVGAASTWLSFGLLGLSATPALRAFGLTLLFGIGLVWLISPLFRPPPHDAPH